A genomic region of Nostoc sp. UHCC 0702 contains the following coding sequences:
- a CDS encoding family 1 glycosylhydrolase, producing the protein MSDRFPPLPKSFMFGVATADHQCEAYDARYEDIRDVWERRRALTIRGEATDFWNRYAEDIALAQSLGCKIFRFSIAWSRVEPQPGQFSDEAFEHYRQVIETIRSHNMEPLVTLHHFTHPVHVEARGGLTDPDFPAIFASYATEVAKRLGHLSRYWITFNEPSQLIYGYVKPWWERAYFMPPGLDRGASIKDQMTAVQKLMRNLFIAHTRARTILKQVNPDAQVGANPMLLGLPLWLQRLVDRNVTNLRRPEDFIAQGKRFSERALLEKGQVDVVIATLTVTQERQQEVAFSEVYFQAGQILLVKADSPIQKLADFNGKPVAVVKSSTAESTVDRILPAANVQVVDDFSDALRALDYEQISGILIDDVIVLGVLQQYPGKYRLVGNNGDQFTEENYAAAVVKGDRALLNAVDGAVRYFKESGDWQDSFTRHFPNLPVPTVPPIGRRSTLADISSGSANSPTATFAKSLPLAKSGTPLRRIQDRGYLIVAVKDNVPGFGYRDPNTGEFSGLEIDLARTVAKQIFGDPNKVKFYAVSTQERLPVLHSFVRIFDPILKLFSVLSTALTSNWWHLGMAGKLPTFLCPKECVGQQDFVGFDYYWGISNLRLNRIQQLLDAAFGRFGNAPVWSGVLYDMLKFHANLFPGKEIMIIENGCVEVADKVVTRQDYIRQHVQQVQRARQDGVNVVGYVSWCITSNREWGLKFGPDSDFGLYHIDLDTDPDLKRQPTRAAAAYQEMINKGGV; encoded by the coding sequence GTGAGCGATCGCTTTCCACCGTTACCAAAATCATTTATGTTTGGTGTTGCTACAGCTGACCACCAATGTGAAGCCTACGATGCCCGCTATGAGGACATTCGGGACGTGTGGGAACGTCGCCGCGCCCTCACTATTAGGGGTGAAGCAACCGACTTTTGGAATCGCTACGCTGAAGATATTGCCTTAGCACAATCTCTCGGTTGCAAGATATTTCGCTTTTCCATTGCTTGGTCGCGGGTAGAACCCCAACCTGGTCAGTTCAGTGATGAAGCTTTTGAACATTATCGCCAAGTGATCGAAACCATCCGATCGCACAACATGGAACCACTGGTGACTCTGCACCACTTTACCCATCCGGTACATGTAGAAGCACGCGGTGGTTTAACTGACCCAGATTTCCCTGCTATTTTCGCCAGCTACGCCACAGAAGTTGCTAAGCGTCTCGGTCATTTGTCACGCTACTGGATTACTTTTAACGAACCCAGTCAATTAATTTACGGCTACGTCAAACCTTGGTGGGAAAGAGCTTACTTTATGCCTCCCGGTTTGGATCGAGGCGCGAGCATCAAAGACCAAATGACCGCAGTGCAAAAGCTAATGCGGAACTTGTTCATAGCCCACACTAGAGCCAGAACCATCCTCAAACAAGTTAACCCAGATGCCCAAGTGGGAGCAAACCCCATGCTGTTGGGTTTACCTTTATGGCTGCAAAGACTGGTAGACCGTAATGTGACTAATTTGCGTCGTCCTGAAGACTTTATTGCCCAAGGAAAGCGTTTCAGTGAGCGGGCTTTGCTGGAAAAAGGACAGGTAGATGTAGTAATTGCTACCTTGACTGTGACTCAGGAACGACAACAGGAAGTGGCTTTTTCTGAGGTTTACTTTCAAGCTGGTCAAATTCTGTTAGTTAAAGCAGATAGTCCCATTCAAAAACTCGCAGATTTTAATGGTAAACCTGTGGCAGTGGTGAAAAGTTCTACGGCTGAATCTACCGTAGATCGAATACTTCCCGCCGCCAATGTCCAAGTAGTAGACGACTTTAGTGATGCCCTCAGAGCCTTAGACTACGAACAGATTAGCGGCATCTTGATTGATGATGTGATTGTCTTGGGAGTTTTGCAGCAGTATCCAGGTAAATACCGTCTGGTAGGTAACAACGGTGACCAGTTCACAGAAGAAAATTATGCGGCTGCGGTGGTGAAAGGCGATCGCGCCTTGCTCAATGCTGTAGATGGAGCGGTACGATATTTTAAAGAATCCGGTGATTGGCAAGACAGTTTCACTCGTCACTTTCCTAATCTACCAGTTCCTACTGTACCTCCCATCGGCAGGCGATCGACTTTGGCTGACATCAGTAGTGGTTCTGCTAATTCTCCCACGGCAACTTTTGCGAAGTCTCTACCCCTTGCCAAGTCAGGAACACCGTTACGTCGCATTCAAGACCGGGGTTATTTAATAGTTGCTGTTAAAGATAACGTACCTGGGTTTGGTTATCGTGACCCCAACACAGGGGAATTCAGCGGCTTAGAAATCGATTTGGCTCGTACCGTAGCCAAACAAATTTTCGGCGATCCTAACAAAGTTAAATTTTATGCAGTTTCCACTCAAGAACGCCTGCCTGTGCTGCATTCGTTTGTGCGAATCTTTGACCCAATTTTGAAATTATTCAGCGTCCTTTCCACAGCACTGACAAGTAACTGGTGGCATCTTGGCATGGCTGGAAAACTGCCAACATTTCTCTGTCCCAAAGAATGCGTCGGTCAGCAGGATTTTGTGGGGTTTGATTATTACTGGGGTATCAGCAATTTACGACTCAACCGTATTCAGCAGTTGCTGGATGCAGCCTTTGGGCGTTTCGGGAATGCGCCGGTCTGGTCTGGGGTGCTGTACGACATGCTCAAGTTTCACGCTAACCTGTTCCCAGGTAAGGAAATTATGATTATTGAGAATGGTTGTGTGGAAGTAGCTGATAAAGTCGTCACCCGCCAAGACTATATTCGCCAGCACGTCCAGCAGGTACAGCGTGCGCGTCAAGATGGTGTAAATGTGGTGGGTTATGTCTCTTGGTGCATCACCTCCAACCGCGAATGGGGTCTGAAGTTTGGCCCTGATAGCGATTTTGGGCTGTATCATATTGACCTAGATACTGACCCAGATTTAAAGCGCCAGCCAACAAGAGCAGCGGCTGCATATCAAGAGATGATCAACAAAGGCGGAGTGTAA
- a CDS encoding alpha/beta fold hydrolase, translating into MEREIALYTLEGVQDAEITTHHFSTEDKLGLSMLRFQRAACDDVVLIIHGLTTSTDMFIMPEHYNLVQYLLDQGFGDVWTLDYRMSNRHSYNLQMPRYNMDDIALFDHPAAIAKMREHIGSRRIHIICHCLGSASFTMSLFAKAVTGITSVIANSVALTPRVPQWSEFKLTVSPFAVEYILGIPYLNPRWSEDPGITKGKIFSKINSAFHHECDVPACHMLSLMWGTGWPALYSHENLLDVTHRRGADLYGGNGLHYYRHVLKMVKAGNRAVKFEPNNPKYDRLPNDYFEYAREIETPILFMTGDNNRVFTDSNILCHQRLEKIVPGRHELHIFPGYGHQDVFMGKNVHVDIFPRLVEFLNKHRNPTATENSVATPVNK; encoded by the coding sequence ATGGAACGGGAAATAGCACTTTACACCTTAGAAGGTGTGCAGGATGCTGAGATTACAACACATCATTTTTCCACAGAAGATAAGCTGGGATTAAGTATGCTGCGCTTCCAGCGTGCAGCCTGCGACGACGTGGTTTTGATTATTCACGGTCTGACTACCTCGACCGATATGTTTATCATGCCCGAACATTACAACCTAGTACAGTACCTATTAGACCAAGGCTTTGGTGATGTTTGGACTTTAGACTATCGCATGAGTAACAGGCATTCTTATAACCTACAAATGCCTCGCTACAACATGGATGATATCGCCTTATTCGATCATCCAGCAGCGATCGCTAAAATGCGAGAACACATCGGTTCGCGTCGTATCCATATTATCTGCCATTGTTTGGGTTCTGCATCATTCACAATGAGCTTGTTTGCTAAAGCTGTCACAGGTATTACCAGTGTCATCGCCAATAGTGTGGCATTAACCCCGCGTGTACCTCAATGGTCAGAATTTAAATTAACAGTCTCTCCTTTCGCCGTTGAATATATCTTAGGAATTCCTTATTTAAACCCGCGATGGAGTGAAGATCCAGGGATCACCAAAGGCAAAATCTTCTCGAAAATTAACTCAGCATTTCATCATGAATGTGATGTACCTGCTTGTCATATGCTCAGCCTGATGTGGGGAACTGGTTGGCCTGCTTTATACAGCCATGAAAATCTCTTAGACGTTACCCATCGTCGAGGTGCTGATTTATATGGAGGCAACGGTTTACATTATTATCGGCATGTTCTCAAAATGGTGAAAGCTGGTAATCGAGCAGTCAAATTTGAACCCAATAATCCTAAATATGACCGCCTACCAAATGATTACTTTGAGTATGCACGAGAAATAGAAACACCCATTTTGTTTATGACAGGTGATAACAATCGAGTATTTACCGATTCTAATATTCTCTGTCACCAAAGACTTGAAAAAATCGTACCAGGTAGACATGAACTACATATTTTTCCTGGTTATGGTCATCAAGATGTTTTTATGGGTAAAAACGTTCACGTCGATATTTTCCCCAGACTTGTGGAATTTTTGAACAAACATAGAAATCCAACTGCAACTGAAAATTCTGTAGCAACACCAGTTAACAAATAA
- a CDS encoding NAD(P)-dependent oxidoreductase, producing MNIFVTGGSGFLGKRLIKRLLADNNTVTALARSDSSAKILEQLGAKVIKGSLEDITQWETDLQGHDIVIHCAAPVEFWGPWEKFYQEITLATKNLLVSSSKMHVKRFIYISSESVLQDVAPLVDIDEQFPYPAEPNSYYGKAKKLAEQEILNFSTETKCIILRPTYIWGQGDKTPLTLETKIKSGQFMWIDNGQCIIETVHVDNLVEAISLACIKGNDKQIYIVTDDDPITVKDYFNQVFQIRGIKAPNKNLPSFIANPLATIVESLWKLLNIKSPPPLSRFDLSFVAMPRKYNISKIKRELGYKPIISRKIGFKQIT from the coding sequence ATGAATATTTTTGTAACAGGTGGCTCAGGTTTTCTTGGCAAAAGACTAATAAAACGTTTGCTCGCTGACAACAATACTGTGACAGCTTTAGCCAGATCTGATTCATCAGCGAAGATTCTTGAGCAGTTAGGAGCAAAAGTTATCAAAGGCTCTCTAGAGGATATTACCCAATGGGAAACAGACCTCCAAGGACATGACATTGTAATTCATTGTGCTGCACCAGTAGAATTTTGGGGGCCTTGGGAGAAGTTTTATCAAGAAATTACCCTGGCTACAAAAAACTTATTGGTAAGTTCTAGCAAAATGCATGTTAAAAGGTTTATCTATATTAGTTCGGAGTCTGTACTTCAAGATGTAGCTCCTTTAGTTGATATAGACGAACAATTTCCCTATCCAGCAGAACCCAATTCATACTATGGAAAAGCTAAGAAATTAGCCGAGCAGGAAATCTTAAATTTTTCTACAGAAACAAAATGTATTATCCTGCGTCCGACTTATATTTGGGGACAAGGTGATAAAACACCTCTAACATTAGAAACAAAAATCAAATCTGGTCAATTTATGTGGATAGATAATGGCCAGTGTATTATCGAAACAGTTCACGTAGATAACTTGGTTGAGGCTATATCATTAGCCTGTATAAAAGGTAATGATAAACAAATATATATTGTCACCGATGATGACCCGATAACTGTCAAAGATTATTTTAATCAAGTTTTTCAAATCAGAGGAATCAAAGCACCCAATAAAAATTTACCTAGCTTCATCGCCAATCCATTAGCAACAATTGTTGAGTCATTATGGAAACTCCTAAACATTAAAAGTCCACCTCCCCTTTCCAGATTTGACTTGTCTTTTGTTGCCATGCCCAGAAAATACAATATTTCTAAAATCAAACGAGAACTAGGGTATAAACCCATTATTAGCAGAAAAATTGGCTTCAAACAAATAACTTAG
- a CDS encoding GMC family oxidoreductase codes for MTRLSNPIENIKSHYQVVVIGSGYGGGIAASRLARAGQQVCVLERGKEFQPGEYPNTDVNAVGEIQVDLPDKRIGSRTGLYDFRVNKDINVFLGCGLGGTSLVNANVSLQAEPRVFEDPRWPQELRNDVNTLLAQGYQRAEEMLKPKPYPQDLPALPKLQALEKSSKYLNEKFYRPPINVTFEDKVNHVGVEQKKCNLCGDCVSGCNQGAKNTVLMNYLPDAKNHGAEIYTQVSVQKVERQGQKWLVHFQLLNSGQQIFDAPTMFVSADIVVIAAGTLGSTEILLRSQQSGLPVSSQLGHNFTGNGDVLAFAYNTDQVINGIGFGNRTGTQQPVGPCITGIIDMRQQPQLDNGMVIEEGSIPGALAPFLPSAFASAGKILGKDTDEGWGDRIKEKIRETQSLTQGAYTGAVRNTQTYLVMTHDDAAGQMYLEDNRLRIRWENVGKQPIFQRVNDRLEEATRPLGGTQIPNPIWSNLFGHDLVTVHPLGGCIIAEDAEHGVVNHKGQVFSSNQGKAVYENLYVADGSVIPRVLGVNPLLTISAIAERCCALIAKDRGWTINYDLPSLPPKTPVEPVKVGIQFTETMRGYFSTQVKDNYQRGLEQGKKDNSPLQFTLTIIADDLEQLLNEPDHAAKIVGTVTAPSLAKEPLTVTNGEFNLFVVEQGQAKSRQMRYKMHMTTKAGEKYYFEGFKEIHDEKGFDLWPDTTTLYITVYSGESKDGAVVGKGILKIQPTDFIKQMTTLKVTNAASPAERLEAIDRFSRFFVGSLSDVYF; via the coding sequence ATGACTCGTTTATCAAACCCTATTGAAAACATCAAAAGTCACTATCAGGTTGTAGTTATTGGTTCCGGTTATGGCGGTGGGATCGCGGCTTCGCGCCTAGCCCGTGCTGGACAACAGGTTTGTGTATTAGAACGAGGCAAAGAATTTCAACCAGGTGAATATCCAAATACAGACGTAAATGCCGTAGGTGAAATACAAGTAGACTTGCCTGATAAACGCATTGGTTCACGCACGGGCTTGTACGATTTTCGTGTGAATAAAGATATTAATGTATTCCTTGGTTGCGGGTTGGGTGGCACATCGTTGGTTAATGCCAATGTGTCATTACAAGCCGAACCTCGTGTGTTTGAAGATCCGCGCTGGCCTCAAGAATTGCGTAACGATGTTAATACTTTATTAGCGCAAGGGTATCAGCGTGCTGAAGAAATGCTTAAACCCAAGCCCTATCCTCAAGATTTGCCAGCCTTGCCAAAATTACAGGCATTAGAAAAGTCTTCTAAATACTTGAATGAAAAATTTTATCGCCCACCCATCAATGTGACATTTGAAGATAAAGTAAATCATGTAGGGGTGGAACAAAAGAAATGTAACTTATGCGGCGATTGTGTATCAGGTTGTAATCAGGGGGCAAAAAATACTGTTTTGATGAATTATCTGCCTGATGCCAAAAACCACGGTGCAGAAATTTATACTCAAGTATCTGTGCAGAAAGTCGAACGCCAGGGACAAAAGTGGTTAGTTCACTTTCAATTACTCAACTCTGGACAGCAGATATTTGATGCTCCCACAATGTTCGTTAGTGCCGATATTGTAGTTATAGCTGCTGGTACTCTCGGTTCTACAGAAATTTTACTACGTTCTCAACAATCAGGTTTGCCTGTATCTAGCCAACTGGGACACAACTTTACTGGTAATGGCGATGTGCTGGCCTTTGCTTACAACACCGATCAAGTAATTAACGGCATTGGCTTTGGCAATCGTACCGGCACACAGCAACCAGTCGGCCCCTGTATCACAGGCATTATCGATATGCGCCAACAACCACAGCTAGATAATGGCATGGTAATCGAAGAAGGCTCAATTCCGGGTGCCCTTGCTCCTTTCTTACCCTCAGCCTTTGCTAGTGCTGGTAAAATCTTGGGTAAAGATACAGATGAAGGTTGGGGCGATCGCATTAAAGAAAAAATCCGCGAAACTCAAAGTTTAACTCAGGGTGCTTACACTGGTGCAGTTCGCAACACCCAAACCTATCTAGTAATGACCCACGATGATGCAGCCGGACAAATGTACTTAGAAGATAACCGTCTTCGCATTCGTTGGGAAAACGTGGGTAAACAACCAATCTTTCAGCGCGTCAACGATCGCTTAGAAGAAGCCACACGTCCATTGGGTGGTACGCAAATACCCAACCCCATTTGGAGTAATTTATTTGGCCATGATTTAGTTACCGTCCATCCTCTAGGTGGCTGCATCATAGCAGAAGACGCTGAACACGGGGTTGTCAACCACAAAGGGCAAGTTTTTTCTAGCAACCAAGGTAAAGCAGTTTACGAAAATTTGTATGTTGCTGACGGTTCAGTAATTCCTCGTGTATTGGGTGTAAATCCATTACTAACAATTTCTGCTATAGCTGAACGCTGCTGCGCCCTCATCGCCAAAGACCGGGGTTGGACAATTAACTACGATTTACCTTCACTACCGCCAAAAACCCCTGTTGAACCTGTCAAAGTGGGAATTCAATTCACCGAAACTATGCGCGGCTACTTTTCCACTCAAGTTAAAGACAACTACCAACGTGGACTAGAACAAGGTAAAAAAGACAACTCTCCTTTGCAATTTACTTTGACAATAATTGCCGATGACTTAGAACAGCTGCTTAACGAACCTGACCATGCAGCCAAAATAGTTGGTACCGTCACAGCACCGAGTCTTGCCAAAGAACCCCTAACCGTCACCAATGGCGAATTTAATCTGTTTGTGGTGGAACAAGGCCAAGCCAAAAGCAGACAAATGCGGTACAAAATGCACATGACCACCAAAGCAGGCGAAAAATACTACTTTGAGGGCTTTAAAGAAATTCACGATGAAAAAGGCTTTGACTTGTGGCCCGACACCACCACTCTTTACATCACCGTTTATAGTGGCGAAAGTAAAGACGGTGCTGTTGTAGGTAAAGGCATTCTCAAAATTCAGCCCACAGATTTCATCAAACAAATGACAACCCTGAAAGTCACAAATGCCGCCAGCCCCGCAGAACGCCTAGAAGCAATCGATCGCTTCAGTCGCTTCTTTGTCGGTAGCTTATCTGATGTCTACTTTTAG
- a CDS encoding FAD binding domain-containing protein has translation MDLPNIETYLRPDQIQAIANWGEGWAWLAGGTWLFSEAQPRLKVLVDTEKLGWSEIEVKADYLMIGATCPLIKLLEYPWLVEWTAITGFKSAISTLSASFKVINMATVGGNICLALSVGTLAPLMVALDASYEIWNLKAESRIVAAKDFQIGFKTTILQPGEILRRVLIPLSHLKWKINYQHFSLATTDSAMAIVVLARNDQQVRCVIGASVAAPRLLECENIEIAQTQLITSLSNENFIADAKASADYRREITAILIKRSFNN, from the coding sequence ATGGATTTGCCAAATATTGAAACTTACTTACGTCCTGATCAAATTCAAGCGATCGCTAATTGGGGTGAGGGTTGGGCTTGGTTGGCTGGTGGTACATGGTTATTTTCCGAAGCACAGCCCCGTCTCAAGGTATTAGTTGACACTGAAAAATTAGGTTGGTCTGAAATTGAGGTGAAAGCAGATTACTTAATGATTGGTGCGACTTGTCCGCTAATTAAGTTATTAGAATATCCTTGGTTAGTGGAATGGACAGCAATTACAGGCTTTAAAAGTGCAATATCTACGCTGTCAGCTTCGTTTAAAGTAATTAATATGGCGACGGTAGGAGGAAATATTTGTCTTGCCTTGTCCGTGGGAACTTTAGCACCGTTAATGGTAGCATTGGATGCAAGTTATGAAATTTGGAATTTAAAAGCAGAGTCGCGTATTGTTGCAGCAAAAGACTTTCAAATCGGTTTTAAAACTACAATTTTGCAACCAGGAGAAATCCTGAGACGAGTTTTGATTCCGTTATCTCATTTAAAATGGAAAATTAATTATCAACATTTTAGCCTAGCAACAACTGATTCAGCTATGGCAATTGTGGTGCTTGCTAGAAATGATCAACAAGTGCGTTGTGTAATTGGTGCAAGTGTTGCCGCACCTCGCCTACTGGAATGTGAAAATATAGAAATAGCACAAACGCAATTGATTACATCTCTAAGTAACGAAAACTTTATTGCCGATGCTAAGGCGAGTGCAGATTATCGCCGAGAGATAACGGCAATTTTAATTAAGAGAAGCTTTAATAATTGA
- a CDS encoding GNAT family N-acetyltransferase: protein MIIRKLTKDDAEDYRQIRLEALYKNPDSFGSTYNEESIKTIEQFRNRISVDKNNFILGCFEDNKLIGIVAFHQEPRIKLRHKAYISSMYVQEEYRGKGIAKLLLNELIQRAKAINEVEILLLDIVKSNFLAKRLYLLLGFQVYGIEKMAYKFNNQYFDVELMCLQIQE, encoded by the coding sequence ATGATAATTAGAAAATTAACAAAAGATGATGCAGAAGATTATAGACAGATCAGGCTAGAAGCTTTATATAAAAATCCAGATTCATTTGGCTCAACGTACAATGAAGAATCAATTAAGACGATAGAACAATTTCGTAATAGAATCTCAGTAGATAAGAATAACTTTATTTTGGGCTGCTTTGAGGATAACAAGTTAATTGGAATAGTCGCATTTCACCAAGAACCAAGAATAAAACTCAGGCATAAAGCATATATTAGTAGTATGTATGTTCAAGAAGAATATCGAGGTAAAGGTATAGCTAAATTATTACTAAATGAATTAATTCAAAGAGCAAAAGCTATTAACGAGGTAGAAATATTATTACTTGATATTGTTAAAAGTAATTTTTTAGCAAAACGACTTTATTTATTATTGGGCTTTCAAGTATATGGAATAGAAAAAATGGCATATAAATTTAATAATCAATATTTTGATGTGGAGTTGATGTGTTTACAGATTCAAGAATAA
- a CDS encoding molybdopterin-dependent oxidoreductase — MLEELQFTVNHQSYSVICHPGTSLLSLLRELGWFGVHRVCETGDCGACTVWVNDTPVHSCIYPAMRIANESVTTIEGLSLNGELAPMQQAFLQAQGFQCGFCTPGMIMSAVKIPELLQEELCLTLKGNLCRCTGYQAIQESIVNSQESIVNSQESVVNSQQSVVNSQQSTVNSYHSIGENIQKQDGVAIVTGKASYTGDISPPGLLHLKVVRSPHPHARIRKIHTETAKAIPGVVAIFTHEDVPRIPYTTAGHAEPVPDPLDHYLLDHKVRFVGDRVAAVVAESPSIAEQACQLIAVDYEILPHVIDPIQAMNHSGVVIHDEPESSQIHDSDRNIAGQIFFEAGDLAQGFSQADLIVENTYYLPAVQHVHLEPHITISWLEPDGTLVVRSSTQVPFHCQTLLAKLFDLPKEKIRVYKAQLGGGFGNKQEILSEDLCALATLRTGKPVQWEFTRKEEFTATNSRHAMTIRLKSGVKKDGLLIAQDMEIIANTGAYGNHGQTVVFLSGYIPLGLYRCPNKRLQAFAVYTNTMPAGAFRGYGATQGTFAMESQIDEIAKKLNIDPIEMRLKNLIQPGDVINLGKSEDHFNLIGSYAVLECWEKVKQFLGYLPDTPPKVEGSLRRGVGFAISMQGSGLSKIHLAKVKLLRLANNKYELRTGSVDVGTGSDTTLRQIAAEVLGVTVTDIYIISGDTQQTPFDAGSYASATLYISGQAVKLAAEKLLTTNENSVEISYTADESTLTFAVQGVEVEIDTETGKTQVVKCVQAIDLGKAINPRICHGQVTGGIAMGIGYALIEELLFDEQGTIINSKLRDYRIPTAADIPAIEVILVEQSDPYGPFGAKGVGEITINCTAPAIANAIAHATGCRLYQLPMTPERLFQELKIKKLTDNRG; from the coding sequence ATGCTCGAAGAGTTACAATTTACAGTCAATCATCAATCATATAGCGTAATTTGTCATCCTGGAACTAGCCTTTTGAGTTTATTACGTGAGTTGGGTTGGTTTGGTGTCCATCGTGTTTGTGAAACTGGTGATTGTGGTGCTTGTACAGTTTGGGTAAATGATACGCCAGTTCATAGTTGTATTTATCCTGCAATGCGAATTGCTAATGAATCAGTAACCACCATTGAAGGACTTTCTTTGAATGGCGAACTTGCACCCATGCAACAAGCTTTTTTACAAGCACAAGGTTTTCAATGTGGTTTTTGCACTCCTGGTATGATTATGAGTGCGGTAAAAATACCTGAATTATTACAAGAGGAACTTTGTTTAACTTTAAAAGGAAACCTCTGTCGCTGCACTGGTTATCAAGCAATTCAAGAGTCAATAGTCAATAGTCAAGAGTCAATAGTCAATAGTCAAGAGTCAGTTGTCAATAGTCAACAGTCAGTAGTCAATAGTCAACAGTCAACAGTCAATAGTTATCATTCAATCGGAGAAAACATTCAAAAGCAAGACGGTGTGGCAATTGTCACTGGTAAAGCATCTTATACAGGAGATATTTCACCACCTGGATTATTACATCTTAAAGTAGTGCGATCGCCTCATCCCCATGCCCGTATTCGCAAAATTCACACCGAAACAGCCAAAGCTATTCCTGGTGTAGTTGCCATTTTTACCCACGAAGATGTACCCAGAATACCTTACACTACCGCCGGTCATGCTGAACCAGTACCCGATCCGTTAGATCATTACTTATTAGATCATAAAGTACGGTTTGTAGGCGATCGCGTTGCAGCTGTAGTTGCAGAATCACCAAGTATCGCCGAACAAGCTTGTCAATTAATAGCTGTTGATTACGAAATTTTACCCCATGTTATCGACCCCATACAAGCAATGAACCATAGCGGGGTTGTAATTCACGATGAACCAGAGTCATCACAAATTCATGATAGCGATCGCAACATCGCGGGGCAAATCTTTTTTGAAGCTGGTGATTTAGCACAGGGATTTTCCCAAGCAGATTTAATTGTCGAAAACACCTATTATTTACCAGCAGTTCAACACGTCCACCTGGAACCGCATATAACTATTAGTTGGCTAGAACCAGATGGTACATTAGTTGTGCGTTCCAGTACTCAAGTACCATTCCACTGTCAAACTTTACTGGCAAAACTTTTCGATTTACCCAAAGAGAAAATCCGAGTTTATAAAGCACAGCTTGGCGGTGGATTTGGCAACAAGCAAGAAATATTGTCAGAAGATTTATGTGCATTAGCAACCTTGCGTACAGGCAAACCTGTACAGTGGGAATTTACCAGAAAAGAAGAATTTACTGCCACTAATAGCCGTCATGCAATGACAATTCGCCTTAAAAGCGGTGTCAAAAAAGATGGTCTATTAATTGCCCAAGACATGGAAATAATTGCCAACACAGGTGCTTATGGCAATCATGGACAAACTGTAGTATTTTTATCAGGTTATATCCCTTTAGGTTTATATCGTTGCCCAAATAAAAGATTACAGGCTTTTGCAGTTTATACCAACACAATGCCAGCGGGTGCATTTCGCGGCTATGGTGCAACACAAGGTACATTTGCAATGGAAAGCCAAATCGATGAAATTGCTAAAAAACTCAACATCGACCCTATAGAAATGCGTTTAAAAAACCTCATTCAACCGGGAGATGTAATTAATTTAGGTAAATCTGAAGACCACTTTAACTTAATTGGAAGTTATGCAGTTCTAGAATGTTGGGAAAAAGTTAAACAGTTTCTTGGCTACCTTCCCGATACACCACCAAAAGTAGAAGGTTCGTTGCGTCGTGGTGTAGGTTTTGCTATTTCCATGCAAGGTAGTGGTTTATCTAAAATTCACCTTGCCAAAGTGAAATTATTACGCTTAGCTAATAATAAATATGAATTAAGAACAGGTTCAGTAGATGTAGGCACCGGTTCAGATACAACTTTACGACAAATTGCAGCAGAAGTTTTAGGCGTGACAGTTACCGATATTTATATCATCTCCGGCGACACCCAACAAACACCCTTTGATGCAGGTTCTTATGCTTCCGCTACACTTTACATTTCAGGACAAGCTGTGAAACTAGCAGCCGAAAAACTGCTGACTACCAACGAAAATAGCGTGGAAATTTCCTATACAGCAGATGAATCAACATTAACTTTTGCTGTTCAAGGCGTAGAAGTAGAAATTGATACAGAAACAGGTAAAACTCAGGTTGTAAAATGTGTCCAAGCAATTGATTTAGGCAAAGCAATAAATCCGCGAATTTGTCACGGACAAGTAACAGGTGGAATTGCAATGGGGATAGGCTATGCGTTAATAGAAGAATTATTATTTGACGAACAAGGAACAATTATTAACTCTAAATTGCGTGATTATCGTATCCCTACAGCAGCAGACATACCAGCAATAGAAGTAATTTTAGTAGAACAATCAGACCCCTATGGCCCATTTGGTGCAAAAGGAGTAGGAGAAATCACCATTAATTGTACAGCACCAGCGATCGCCAACGCGATCGCCCATGCCACAGGATGCAGACTATACCAACTCCCCATGACACCCGAAAGACTTTTTCAGGAATTAAAAATTAAAAAGTTGACTGATAACCGAGGATAG